The genomic segment AAATCCAAGTATCACTTTATGCTGCTTGATTCTATTTAATCCATTGTGAGTTTAGGTTTTTTGGCCTTTGCTCTTTTGCTGCTGTTATATAGTGGTCTGTTCTCCCATTAGTACTTATATGATAAACTTGTGATTCCTAAGCAGATATGCGAGAAGACAAATGACAAGCCGCTTCTGTAATATAGTTTTGCAAGCACCAGCCAGCTCATTGCGTTTTTATATCTCAGCCAACCCTGCAAAATTCTATTGTTCTACTATTTCTTCATCCAGGTCAAATTGTCTCTCATCATCAGTCAGCTTTGAGGGATCCCAAAAAAGATTTGTTGGGTCTACCAACTCCAAGCTGAAGAACAGCTGCTGCTCGTTAACGCTTAGAACTGCAGTGAGTCCCAGATATACCTGGAAGTTGTGCCATGATACTTCTTTTTGGTCCCAAAATGTGAATATGAGGCTTTTCTTGCCCACTCAGTCGAAGGTTCCAGTGAACAGCTGCAAAATTGGGCATAATTCTGGACACCGACATCATACATCTGCTGGTTTATTTATTGGATTTTTGGTCTGCTGCTCTGCCTCTGAACCAGTGCATGCTGAAGCATCAGGAGAAAGTAGGGGAAATAACTGTGAATCCTCAACCACTGTCTATTCACATGGAAAGAAGGTCTATACAGACTATTCTGTAATTGGTGAGTGGTGCATTTCAGACTTCtattttctgtttcttctttggtTGATAGACTGCCAATGCACCTGCTGATTATGTGGAAGCAATGTACATGCACTACTATTGGATTTCAAGGCCCTCTCCGTGGAAGATGAACTTAACTAATAATCGTGTTGGATTTATTTTGATAGAAAAGACGGCTTCACTTCATGCAGGTATACCTGGAGATGGAAGATGTTTATTTCGTTCTATTGCTCATGGTGCTTGTGTAAGGTCAAGGAAGCCCCCGCCTGATGAGAGACTACAGAGGCAATTAGCGGATGAATTGCGGGCCAGAGTATGTTTGCGTTGTTTTTCAATTATAGGTTCTCAATAAACTTGCTGCTCCCCTGTTTATTGGCTGGAAGCCTGAaattttaacattttacaatGTTCTATCAGTTTCCAGATTAATAGATAAATTTTGAAGTGATTAAGTTCAAGAGGATTGAAGTGATTGTTATATAATCTTGTTTGACAATTGTCTCCGAAATCTTGTCTTAATTCCTGGCTACTTGGAGGATCTAATGTTTCTTGCTTTTCTTCTAATTTCATCCTTTCTGTGAGATCTTGGCTTGCCTGCTCAAACATGCTTTCGGTGGTAACCTCttcatttttggaggatccaacatgGGTGTGCGGATTTTTGGAGGATCAGAGCAACATAGCTGGTTATCCAACCCTTACTAACtggaaatgaaaaatatataaaagcagAAGCTtaggagcaaataaaaaaaagaagtgtGGCGGGGGGAGGATTTACAAATCTGTATTCCTGGAAGCGAAAATTGCAGCAGTTTTTCCTTACCGTAGTTCATTTTTTCTATTAGGTGGCAGATGAATTTATAAAGAGGCGGGAGGAGACAGAATGGTAAGTGTAAAGCCTGCATGAGTCTGAAATCTTAGTTCTGACAAAATTTGATGTAGGTAAGATGCTATTAAGCCAGTTAAACATGGAATCCCCGCTGAGTGATAAAGGAAGAATGATATTGAGTTGCTTTTTTTAAGATTTACTTGGTCAATATACTCATGTTTTAATTCCTTTTGTTATCTGGGCAGGTGTGGTGGAGCCACATTGCTCTATATTTTGGGTGGTAAATATCCAATTGATAGTTTGATATCCTTCCAGGTTCATCGAAGGTGATTTTAACACGTATGTCGCCCAAATAAGGAATTGCCATGTGTGGGGAGGTGAACCAGAACTTTTGATGGCTTCTCATGTTCTCCAGTGAGTTAGAATTCTGCCGATTTTATAGTGTGCTGTTGTACCTATGAGCTTTCGAGCCTGCATCtgtatgtattttcttattagATGCTTGATTGACTGTCTACAAAGATGAAGGGATAATTTGATCCTATATTTGGATTTTGCAATTTTTCTGATGAAACATACATTCGACTTCtagctattttatttatatatgctgataaatactgaaaaaagaaaatttatgtgGCTGGAGAATGCTTTCTCTGGGTAGACGATTAGAGAGCTTCATATCTTTAATGACACAGGACACTTTTGCATTGAACTTTTGCAGCTAAGGTAGAGATTTCCTTTTGATCTCGTCTCAGGCTTTTTAGGTCAAAGCAAACAATAGAACTTTTTTGTTGTACTCTCTAAACAAATTGTCAAAGCATCTTCTGAAGGATGCTTTTAATCGTTTAGGGGTAAGTAAAAAGGAATGGATGGAACCGCCCTTGAAGGGGCTTAACAAACAATGAGCTCACTGCCCATTTTGCTTGCTGCGGCGCCCCAGGCGGCACTCTGGGCAATGCCACAAGCTGCCTGGGTAGTAGCTGGTTGCTTGCTGCCCTTCTTCACTCCCTTGCACTGCCACGACGTTGCTTTAGTGCAAAAATTGCATTTTGTGTATGATTTAATCATATGCAAACCCCGATACATATACGAATCATTCCAAGTTGATTTCCAACTAAAATTGAAGCATAACAAGCTCAATTGAAGCCATAACACCTCAACGAACAACTATAACTAAAACTTAAAACATGAGGTGTAACAGTTAATGATTGATCCAATACTTTGCATATCAAAAGAACTCTCTgcattttcctttgatttctcTCATCTAAATTTGTTGCCCAACAAGTCAATAGGTACTTTCATAGACTAATAACTCTTTGTCTACACTTAAAACAAATCCCTGCTcccaaaagaataataaaagaacTTTTTATGGAGTAGTAAAGATGTCACACATAAGTTCACAAAGGTGAAAAATGAAGACAAAAGGTTGACAAAGGAAAGACGGTTCAACCTGTAGTCCTTTCATGTCATAATCCAACTTAGAGGCTGTGGCTGTCACTAGGCAAACTTGGCCCTACTACGCGAACCATTGTAACTTTTTACTCATACTCATCAAGCTAGAGTCGTTCATGTAACACATCTCATATTTCTTGTCTTACATACACCTAACAAACCAAAACATGTAAACACATCTTGACCTTGACATGTGGAGTTTTGATACACTACTCAATCCACAACCTGTCATGGAGTACATGGAGAAAGCTCCAGATATTCAACCACTAAATCTGGTCTTTTTAAACAGCAGGAAAGAAACATGACATAATAGATAAACAATTTTGTAGCACACCAAATCTGTAGCACCTTCACTCCTTTCGGAAAGGCCTCCCTTCTGTATGATAGGAATAACTTCCCGACTCTATTGGCACATGAAGTGATTCCCCTGTGGGGATCATGAAGGCAGTTGTTCTTCTTCTGAAAAAGCAAGGGAGTTGGGAAGGCACCTTTTCTCTAATGATAAATAGTTAAATATTCAATTGGCAACTGTGGTACTCATCATGGCTCAACTCTGCATCTGAATATGTGAAGACTGAAGACGTAATGACTGGTGAATCCTCCAACTCAGAGTTACCTTATTCACAACCACTAGGGAAAACTTTACATTTACAATAGCGCATTCTGTGGAATACATGATAATGAACTTTATACAATATTCATGCTTGGACAAAAATCGTGTATCATATTTGTCTAAGTACCGTTTAGTAGTCTTTGCTCAAACATACTTCATAAATCAAAGTATCGATAGTCGAAGTATGATCATGTTCTTGTATCATAATAAAATAGTGTTTTTCTTTTTCCAATAGTCTCTTTATCTCAAGGTATTTCCTTCGGCTTGTGTTTATAACTATGGGAATACATGCTCTGCTGACCTGATCAGGTACGGCTATCGTATCCACTACCCATAAAAGGTAATGCAATACAAACTTATACACTTTCCACTATGGGCTACACGTGTAACACTTTTCAGTGCTGCCCCCTTTCGGGCAAGCCATACCATCTTAGGTCTCTTTTATTTCCTCCTTAAGCTTTTCCCAATGCAACTTCGTTTAGGTTATAAACACCTACATTGTAACCCTAATCAATCTTTATATCAGTCTATGTGACGACAATCCAATACTCATGGTAGAATTCAAGTTAAATGCTGAGTTAGGTTTCGTTTCACCTTTGGTTTAAAATTCTTGTTGGTGATGAAACCTTTTCAAATCCTTATCCCAATTCCTTCTAGTTTCGAAATGCGTCCTACTATGTGTATTCATGGATTAGGATTAAGGATTAAATATGTGTATGCATGGATTAGGATCGAGGTATAGATAATTGTAGTGCAAAACTGTGTGAAAGTACTAAGGAATTCTCCAATTTTTTGCTGTCTAGGGCTGTTGCACTGAATTGTTTGCCGAGTCCATTGTGTTGCACTGGATGAGGGGACTTTGAAACTCTGTGAAGTTTCGCTCCCATGCAGTGCGCGCTGGCTAGTGATCCACTTTTAGTGCTTCGCACTGGTTGCTGTCAGCCTGCACGACTTCAGTAAAACGGCTGTCTAGAAGACACCAAATGAAAACCGCTTGAACCGTTGCAGACAATGTTTTAAGGATTACTACTTTGTTTCAAGAGTCATGTCCGAGTTCTTACTAGATTAAGAGTTGTGCATCTTTGAGATTGGGTGGTCTTCACTTGTTAGCATAAGCATCTTTGAGATTGGGTGGTCCTCAGTTGTTAGCATAAGCATTTTGTCCCAACTTCTCTTGTTTCTGTGAGGTCGgtgtattaatttttattttggaaatgCACCTTTTTTGTTGCACCTTAACCAGAAGAGGTGCGAGTATCAGATAAGAGTTCATTTCCTGTTGTTGTTGGATGCATTTAACTATTTAAGCTAGTGTCTGAGAAATGGACTGCAAATAGGAGCTACAGCACCACTAACAAAGAAAAGCTGCGATAATGAGGTGGCGGAAACTATAAGAATTTAGGTTAGTTGAACGAGCAGAAAGAAGAGTTCATGGGTGGAGGGATACCGTTTCAGTCTCAGGAACAATAGCTGGA from the Capsicum annuum cultivar UCD-10X-F1 chromosome 9, UCD10Xv1.1, whole genome shotgun sequence genome contains:
- the LOC107842389 gene encoding OVARIAN TUMOR DOMAIN-containing deubiquitinating enzyme 4, producing the protein MNCAIISSSVYARRQMTSRFCNIVLQAPASSLRFYISANPAKFYCSTISSSRSNCLSSSVSFEGSQKRFVGSTNSKLKNSCCSLTLRTAVSPRYTWKLCHDTSFWSQNVNMRLFLPTQSKVPVNSCKIGHNSGHRHHTSAGLFIGFLVCCSASEPVHAEASGESRGNNCESSTTVYSHGKKVYTDYSVIGIPGDGRCLFRSIAHGACVRSRKPPPDERLQRQLADELRARVADEFIKRREETEWFIEGDFNTYVAQIRNCHVWGGEPELLMASHVLQMPISVYMYDQDASGLISIAEYGQEYGKDNPIKVLYHGFGHYDALHIPGKKGPRSKL